A single genomic interval of Spirosoma taeanense harbors:
- a CDS encoding Ig-like domain-containing protein has translation MQGRILYSWFFYCLCLIGLTVPGFAQIIVVNKVTPEAVCPGGSLSVPFSTTGAFGSTNVFRAQLSDANGAFPATPTVIGTLLLSPILPTNATISATIPKSAVAGSAYKVRIVSTTPSRVSSNTQPLTINAAPGPPSTSTPPQYCEGEKAEPLEATASSGGTLEWYGTDPTSTPTSKATVPNTNLVGLTPYYVGQNVDGCSSAPTSIAVTVNDRPNAPGTSPKAYCIGDVASPLSASPVAGATLNWYTTATGGTPSSVAPTPNTTKAGSTTYYVSQTLKNCEGPRATLVVTVNTLPDAPKATTPEPTCQDAPTKPLSAVADAGATLRWWGTSATGGTFTTTPTVPSNQASDTYYVSQEKSGCDGPRTAIVVTIKPLPAPPTTSPAPSYCQSATATALAASPSAGGTLNWYGANATGGTSTTIATTPSTASVGPTNYYVSQTVGGCESPRAAILVIVKPLPAAPVTISPTNLCQNKPAAPLTASPGSGGTLNWYGTNATGGTPSETAPTPPTSATGSTTFYVSQSVNGCEGPRASLRTVVYAVPAQPTTVAPSPYCEGTQATSLSAVGQNLRWYGTNPTGGMPSSTPTVPNTNLVGKTNYYVTQTTNGCESDRAAIPVQVKDTPDAPGVTGVDFCQNYPAPALSANFAANTTPSWYGTNSTGGTASPNAPVPANTNAGRTTYYVSQTLDGCESVRAGLTVNVKATPAAPGVSPIGFCNNGPSQQLVATGNNGSTIKWYDAADKLLDGAPIPATNTVGDQLYKATQVSSEGCESREKANLVVTIKPLPGPPSVANVAYCQSQPDQPEQNVAPLMANGQNLRWYNTDGNPFPTAPTPPISQTGVLNYQVSQTVNSCEGGKATLQVRINTTAAPTVARSLVSYCINDKAAPLQATAETNGSLRWIDPYGRVTPDAPVPATTNANVTPGGDPFYVYQIGANGCYSPRSTIRVIVNTTPTLALTGSASVNLGQWTPLALKFTGAPPFSYTLTGGYSGIANSTDTTIQVLPRNTTTYQVAAVANSCGNGLPGNPATAVVTVQVPTITTAALSSATLCTGNPLAIPFTTTGTFTSGNVFRAELVSVADTTKTFEVSTGAAGSPIVANLPVTLASGDYYVRVKASNPEIGIVGTNSQTVLTVRARPTALLAGTQSIYEGTPANLTVTFGGDGPWNLTYADSLRTYSLVTSVNPLIVEVRPARTTTYRIVSLTNNCGTGQVSGTATVSVLTVLGVEDLNLGPLVNVYPVPTAALLTVDIDASRARDPAVLSLTDSRGRAVMQQTSRLQRTELDLSNQPAGLYLLRVQVGDRQTVRKVLKQ, from the coding sequence ATGCAGGGACGTATTCTTTACTCCTGGTTCTTTTACTGCTTATGTCTCATCGGGCTGACGGTGCCCGGTTTTGCCCAAATAATTGTAGTAAACAAGGTAACGCCCGAGGCTGTTTGTCCCGGTGGAAGCCTATCGGTTCCTTTCTCAACGACCGGCGCTTTTGGAAGTACTAACGTATTTCGAGCGCAGTTATCCGACGCTAATGGCGCATTTCCAGCTACGCCAACGGTTATAGGAACGCTTCTTCTTAGCCCTATTCTCCCAACAAACGCGACTATTTCAGCAACAATCCCTAAGTCGGCAGTGGCCGGTTCGGCCTATAAAGTCCGAATCGTCTCTACGACCCCATCCAGAGTCAGCTCGAACACACAACCCCTCACCATAAACGCGGCTCCGGGTCCGCCCAGCACGTCAACTCCCCCTCAGTATTGCGAGGGCGAAAAAGCAGAACCCCTGGAAGCTACAGCATCCTCAGGAGGTACGCTGGAATGGTATGGCACTGACCCCACTAGCACGCCAACCAGTAAAGCAACTGTTCCAAACACGAATCTGGTTGGATTGACACCGTATTACGTTGGTCAGAATGTAGATGGCTGTTCAAGTGCGCCAACAAGTATTGCCGTTACGGTGAACGACCGACCCAATGCGCCGGGCACCAGTCCTAAGGCTTACTGCATTGGCGATGTGGCCAGCCCTTTATCGGCTTCACCCGTTGCAGGGGCTACCCTAAACTGGTACACCACCGCAACCGGCGGTACGCCTTCATCGGTTGCGCCAACACCCAACACAACCAAGGCAGGTTCGACTACCTATTATGTCAGCCAGACCCTGAAGAATTGTGAGGGTCCCCGCGCAACGCTTGTGGTGACGGTCAACACGCTCCCAGACGCTCCAAAGGCAACCACCCCTGAGCCAACCTGTCAGGACGCGCCCACCAAGCCACTATCCGCGGTAGCCGATGCGGGCGCTACCTTACGTTGGTGGGGCACTAGTGCAACCGGCGGCACATTCACAACCACGCCGACCGTTCCCAGTAACCAGGCCAGCGATACTTATTACGTCAGTCAGGAAAAAAGTGGCTGTGATGGACCGAGAACAGCCATTGTGGTTACTATAAAACCTCTGCCAGCGCCCCCAACGACCAGTCCGGCACCTTCTTATTGCCAAAGTGCTACCGCAACGGCTTTAGCAGCCTCGCCCAGCGCCGGTGGGACGTTGAACTGGTACGGGGCCAATGCAACCGGGGGCACCTCAACCACTATAGCCACCACCCCGAGTACAGCCTCTGTCGGCCCAACAAACTATTACGTCAGCCAGACGGTCGGCGGCTGCGAAAGCCCCCGGGCGGCCATTCTGGTCATTGTAAAACCTCTGCCAGCCGCCCCCGTAACAATCAGCCCAACGAACCTCTGCCAGAATAAGCCGGCGGCTCCGCTGACGGCCAGTCCTGGTTCGGGCGGCACACTGAACTGGTACGGCACGAACGCTACCGGGGGCACCCCCTCCGAAACGGCACCAACGCCCCCGACCAGCGCAACCGGCTCAACAACTTTTTACGTTAGCCAGTCAGTTAATGGCTGCGAAGGGCCACGCGCCAGCTTGCGTACCGTCGTCTATGCCGTTCCTGCCCAACCAACGACTGTTGCACCTAGTCCCTACTGCGAAGGCACTCAGGCCACTTCGCTTTCGGCAGTCGGTCAGAATTTGCGGTGGTACGGCACGAACCCGACAGGAGGAATGCCATCCAGTACACCAACCGTTCCGAATACAAACCTGGTTGGAAAGACAAACTACTACGTAACACAAACCACAAACGGTTGCGAGAGCGACCGGGCAGCCATTCCGGTTCAGGTTAAAGATACGCCCGACGCACCGGGGGTAACGGGCGTCGATTTCTGCCAGAACTACCCGGCTCCAGCTTTATCGGCCAATTTCGCAGCGAATACTACCCCCAGCTGGTACGGCACGAATTCGACAGGTGGGACAGCCTCGCCCAATGCACCAGTTCCAGCGAATACAAACGCGGGCCGTACAACGTATTATGTCAGCCAAACGCTTGATGGCTGTGAAAGCGTCCGCGCTGGATTAACGGTAAACGTAAAGGCAACCCCAGCCGCTCCGGGCGTAAGTCCGATTGGTTTCTGTAACAATGGCCCATCGCAGCAGCTCGTGGCTACGGGTAACAATGGTAGCACTATTAAATGGTATGATGCTGCCGACAAGCTGCTCGACGGGGCGCCTATACCGGCCACCAACACTGTCGGCGATCAGTTATACAAAGCCACCCAGGTATCCAGCGAGGGATGCGAAAGCCGGGAAAAAGCAAATCTGGTCGTAACCATCAAACCGCTGCCAGGACCACCGAGCGTTGCGAACGTAGCGTATTGCCAGAGCCAGCCGGATCAGCCGGAACAAAACGTAGCACCTCTTATGGCCAACGGGCAGAATCTGCGCTGGTACAATACCGATGGAAATCCGTTTCCCACGGCACCAACGCCCCCCATATCCCAAACGGGCGTTCTGAATTATCAGGTCAGCCAGACCGTCAACAGTTGTGAGGGCGGCAAGGCAACCTTACAGGTTAGAATTAACACCACAGCCGCTCCCACTGTTGCCCGTTCGCTCGTTAGCTACTGCATCAACGACAAGGCAGCTCCTCTGCAGGCAACGGCTGAAACAAACGGTAGCCTGCGCTGGATTGACCCGTATGGCCGCGTTACGCCCGACGCTCCGGTTCCGGCTACCACCAATGCCAACGTTACGCCGGGTGGCGACCCGTTTTACGTCTATCAGATTGGGGCAAATGGCTGCTATAGCCCGCGATCAACCATCCGGGTCATTGTCAATACCACACCTACGCTGGCCCTGACGGGTAGTGCCTCGGTAAACCTTGGGCAGTGGACCCCATTAGCGTTGAAGTTCACGGGGGCACCACCGTTTAGCTATACGCTCACGGGCGGGTATTCCGGTATAGCCAACTCAACAGACACAACCATTCAGGTTCTGCCGCGTAATACCACTACCTATCAGGTTGCGGCCGTCGCAAACAGTTGCGGAAATGGCCTCCCTGGAAACCCGGCAACGGCAGTCGTTACAGTTCAGGTACCCACAATTACGACCGCTGCACTCAGCAGTGCTACACTCTGCACGGGCAATCCGCTGGCCATACCGTTCACAACAACGGGCACGTTCACCAGTGGTAATGTCTTCCGGGCTGAGCTGGTCAGTGTTGCCGATACGACCAAAACGTTCGAGGTGTCGACGGGCGCTGCCGGTAGCCCCATAGTGGCTAACCTGCCCGTCACGCTGGCTAGTGGCGATTATTACGTCCGGGTTAAAGCCTCAAATCCGGAAATCGGTATTGTCGGCACAAACAGCCAAACCGTTCTGACGGTACGCGCCCGACCAACGGCTTTGCTGGCGGGTACACAGAGCATCTACGAAGGTACACCTGCGAATCTGACGGTTACGTTTGGTGGCGACGGGCCCTGGAATCTGACCTACGCGGATAGCCTGCGGACCTATTCGCTGGTAACGAGCGTGAATCCGCTTATCGTTGAGGTGCGGCCAGCCCGTACAACAACTTACCGGATTGTGTCCCTGACAAATAACTGCGGAACCGGACAAGTGTCCGGCACAGCTACGGTGTCAGTTCTCACGGTGCTGGGGGTGGAAGACTTAAACCTCGGTCCGCTGGTGAACGTCTATCCCGTGCCAACTGCGGCTTTGCTGACGGTTGATATTGACGCTTCCCGCGCCCGCGATCCGGCCGTACTTTCGCTGACAGATTCCCGGGGCCGGGCCGTAATGCAGCAAACAAGTCGCCTACAACGCACAGAACTTGACCTGAGTAATCAGCCCGCTGGTCTATACCTCCTGCGCGTGCAGGTTGGTGATCGGCAAACAGTCCGAAAAGTTCTGAAACAGTAA
- a CDS encoding nucleoside deaminase translates to MTDEYFMEIALSLAEEAADDGEIPVGALVVCRNRIIGKARNQTEQLGDVTAHAEMMAITAATQYLGGKYLADCTLYVTLEPCAMCAGALFWSQIGRLVIGAADPKRGYSRHEPSLLHPKTRLETGILADECQALLTKFFRGLRT, encoded by the coding sequence ATGACGGACGAATACTTTATGGAAATTGCTCTGAGTCTGGCCGAGGAAGCTGCTGATGACGGCGAAATTCCCGTTGGCGCACTGGTGGTTTGCCGAAACCGAATCATCGGTAAAGCCCGCAATCAGACCGAACAGCTCGGCGATGTAACGGCTCATGCCGAAATGATGGCTATTACGGCCGCTACGCAATACCTGGGTGGCAAGTATCTTGCGGATTGTACGCTTTACGTTACTCTGGAGCCGTGCGCGATGTGTGCCGGTGCGTTATTCTGGTCGCAGATTGGGCGGCTCGTTATCGGAGCGGCTGATCCTAAACGGGGTTATAGCCGCCACGAGCCCTCGCTGCTGCACCCAAAAACGCGGCTTGAAACAGGTATCTTAGCCGATGAATGTCAGGCCTTACTAACGAAGTTTTTTCGAGGCTTAAGAACATAA
- a CDS encoding superoxide dismutase yields the protein MAFVLDPLPYPSDSLEPNIDKQTMEIHHDKHHNAYVTNLNNAIAGTEMENKSIEDLLKTVSQAPVAVRNNGGGHYNHTLFWNTLSGNGGSQPTGELAEAISQKFGSFDAFKDEFTKAATTRFGSGWAWLIVNQQGELAVTSTPNQDNPLMDVADVKGFPIIGLDVWEHAYYLKYQNRRPDYIAAYFNVVDWNAAEKRYQLGKQQNA from the coding sequence ATGGCTTTTGTACTAGATCCGCTACCCTACCCAAGCGATTCGCTCGAACCAAATATTGACAAGCAGACCATGGAAATCCACCATGACAAGCATCATAATGCGTACGTGACGAATCTGAATAACGCCATCGCCGGTACCGAAATGGAAAATAAATCCATCGAAGACTTGCTGAAAACGGTTAGTCAGGCGCCGGTAGCTGTGCGCAATAATGGTGGGGGACACTACAACCATACGCTGTTCTGGAACACGCTGTCAGGTAATGGAGGTAGTCAGCCAACGGGTGAACTCGCCGAGGCAATCAGCCAGAAGTTTGGCTCATTCGACGCCTTCAAAGACGAGTTTACCAAAGCGGCCACAACCCGATTTGGTTCTGGCTGGGCCTGGCTCATTGTAAATCAACAGGGCGAATTAGCCGTCACCTCAACGCCTAATCAGGATAACCCGCTGATGGATGTTGCCGACGTAAAGGGATTCCCAATTATTGGCCTTGACGTTTGGGAACACGCTTACTATCTAAAGTATCAGAACCGTCGGCCAGATTATATCGCAGCTTATTTTAATGTTGTAGACTGGAACGCTGCCGAAAAACGGTATCAATTAGGCAAGCAACAAAACGCCTGA
- a CDS encoding carotenoid biosynthesis protein, with product MPVSVPIPPRYHPTIRTVLVLAYLAGVIGLQLPGLADYFRPLSPLTLISSLVILLLYHTDWRPSFYLYAVLAALTGYFIEVLGVHTGAVFGHYAYGWGLGVKLWAVPPVIGINWLTLSYCCGSVCDRLRLPTASKIVTAASLMVLLDFFIEPVAVRLDFWTWFDQPVPWQNYFGWWLVSLLLFSLWYLLPFRKENRLAKWILALQFFFFITHNLFIFFT from the coding sequence ATGCCTGTAAGTGTTCCCATACCGCCCCGTTACCACCCTACCATCCGAACTGTTCTGGTACTGGCGTATCTGGCTGGGGTGATTGGGCTGCAGTTGCCCGGCCTGGCTGATTATTTCAGGCCCCTTAGCCCACTAACGCTCATTAGTTCGCTGGTGATCCTTCTTCTTTACCATACCGACTGGCGACCTTCCTTTTATCTGTACGCAGTATTAGCGGCTCTTACGGGCTATTTCATCGAAGTTCTGGGAGTTCATACGGGCGCTGTCTTCGGACATTACGCGTATGGCTGGGGACTAGGAGTTAAACTATGGGCTGTCCCGCCTGTCATTGGCATTAACTGGCTAACTCTTTCCTACTGCTGCGGCTCCGTATGCGATCGGCTTCGTCTGCCGACTGCTAGTAAAATTGTTACGGCAGCTTCGTTAATGGTCCTGCTGGATTTCTTTATTGAACCTGTCGCTGTCCGGCTGGATTTCTGGACCTGGTTTGATCAGCCCGTCCCCTGGCAGAACTATTTTGGCTGGTGGCTGGTATCGCTCCTGCTGTTCAGTCTCTGGTATCTGCTGCCCTTTCGCAAAGAAAACCGTCTGGCCAAGTGGATACTGGCTCTTCAGTTTTTTTTCTTCATTACCCATAATTTGTTTATCTTTTTTACCTGA
- a CDS encoding MerR family transcriptional regulator: MSNYSIKDLEQLSGIKAHTLRIWEQRYNIITPKRTDTNIRTYDDRDLKLVLNISLLKDHGYKISEISKLSIEEMYREVIKISDRQLNYPDQIHALTISMIDLDEERFEKIISTNILQFGFENTMIHIIYPFLSRIGTLWVTGSIGPAQEHFISNLIRQKIIVAVDGQVNKQRPNGKKYMLFLPEGELHEISLLFANYIVRARYNKVIYLGQSLPFNELEFAFNIHKPDYIFTVITSVPSNHEVQPYVDRLAKTFPDTHLLLTGYQIVGQDINIPEKATIINQIEDLIRIAST, from the coding sequence ATGAGTAATTACTCCATCAAAGATTTAGAACAGCTATCGGGAATTAAGGCCCATACGCTGCGGATCTGGGAACAACGATACAATATCATCACGCCCAAACGTACGGATACGAACATCCGTACCTACGACGATCGGGACCTAAAGCTGGTCCTGAATATCTCATTGCTGAAAGATCATGGCTACAAAATTTCCGAAATCTCGAAGCTGTCGATAGAGGAGATGTACCGTGAGGTCATCAAAATTTCGGACCGCCAGTTAAACTATCCGGATCAGATTCATGCACTGACTATCTCCATGATTGATCTCGACGAGGAACGATTCGAGAAAATCATCAGCACCAATATTCTGCAGTTTGGCTTTGAGAACACGATGATTCACATCATCTATCCGTTTCTGAGCCGTATTGGTACGCTTTGGGTAACCGGCTCAATTGGCCCGGCACAGGAGCATTTTATCAGCAACCTGATCCGCCAGAAAATCATCGTTGCGGTGGATGGTCAGGTCAACAAACAGCGACCTAATGGCAAAAAGTATATGCTGTTTCTGCCCGAGGGCGAGTTGCACGAAATTAGTTTGCTCTTTGCCAACTACATTGTCCGGGCCCGGTACAATAAAGTCATTTATTTAGGCCAGAGCCTGCCATTCAATGAGCTGGAATTCGCCTTTAACATACACAAGCCTGATTACATCTTTACGGTTATTACGTCGGTGCCCTCCAATCACGAGGTACAGCCATACGTGGATCGTCTGGCTAAAACATTTCCGGATACTCATTTGCTCTTGACGGGTTATCAGATAGTTGGTCAGGATATCAACATTCCTGAAAAAGCGACCATCATTAATCAGATTGAGGATCTGATTCGCATTGCTAGTACATGA
- a CDS encoding D-2-hydroxyacid dehydrogenase encodes MKIVFADAFTLNPGDLDWEPIRSLGDVTFYDRTSPKQLVERLQDAEIVLVNKVKLNRETISQLSRLRYIGVVATGYDIVDVAAARERGILVTNVRGYSSDSVAQLTFALLLELTYHVGRHAASVHAGEWVASPDFSYAKSPLVELAGKTLGLVGYGDIGRKVADIGKAFGMRVLVNRRHPAQMSDLGVTLVDQPTLFAQSDVVSLHTPATPDTIGFVNRDLLIRMKPTAYLINTSRGSLLNEADVADALNNGHLAGAGIDVLSIEPPKADNPLLTAKNCLITPHIAWASHEARQRLMNEVADNVRAFIEGKPKNIVNE; translated from the coding sequence ATGAAGATTGTTTTTGCTGACGCCTTTACCCTTAATCCCGGTGATCTGGACTGGGAGCCGATCAGGTCGCTCGGCGACGTAACGTTTTACGATCGTACCAGCCCTAAACAACTTGTAGAACGTCTTCAGGACGCGGAGATAGTACTGGTTAACAAGGTTAAGCTAAACCGCGAGACCATAAGCCAGCTGTCCAGGCTGCGCTATATTGGTGTGGTCGCAACGGGCTACGACATTGTGGATGTGGCAGCCGCCCGCGAACGAGGCATCCTGGTGACCAACGTCCGCGGCTACAGTTCTGATTCGGTAGCGCAGTTAACCTTTGCACTGCTGCTGGAACTTACCTATCACGTTGGGCGGCACGCTGCCAGTGTCCACGCAGGCGAGTGGGTGGCATCGCCTGATTTCAGTTACGCTAAAAGTCCGCTGGTTGAGTTAGCCGGAAAAACGCTGGGGCTTGTTGGCTACGGCGACATTGGACGAAAGGTTGCCGATATTGGTAAAGCGTTTGGCATGCGGGTTCTGGTCAATCGGCGTCATCCGGCCCAGATGTCAGATTTAGGCGTAACCTTGGTCGACCAGCCGACTTTGTTTGCCCAGAGCGATGTGGTGTCGCTGCACACCCCCGCTACACCCGACACTATCGGGTTTGTGAACCGCGATCTATTGATCCGCATGAAACCAACGGCTTACCTGATCAATACTAGTCGGGGCAGTTTGTTGAACGAAGCCGACGTAGCTGATGCGCTGAACAACGGTCATCTGGCCGGTGCCGGGATTGATGTTCTATCCATTGAGCCGCCCAAAGCCGACAACCCCTTGCTAACCGCCAAGAACTGTTTGATTACACCTCATATAGCCTGGGCCAGCCATGAAGCTCGCCAGCGGCTAATGAACGAAGTAGCCGATAACGTGCGGGCGTTTATAGAAGGGAAACCGAAGAATATAGTGAACGAGTAA
- a CDS encoding YheT family hydrolase, which translates to MPLLISTYPGPPAYQYNGHLQTIIPSLTRQVTGVVYERERLTLSDGDFVDLDWVNAGQSRLVVLTHGLEGDSQRQYMRGTARLFAQNGYDVLAWNCRSCSGEMNRAFRLYNHGEIGDIDEVIRHACRTRQYREVALVGYSMGGNITLKYLGVHGKNLPDLIKCGIAISSPTDLGASARLLDHPSNRFYRNRFMKKLVVKISQKADRFPGRLDMTKLRQVKRWRDFDEFFSAPVNSYRDADDFYTQASAINFMPDIAVPTLLLNALNDPLLSPECSPSWLAEAHPHIYLETPRTGGHVGFVVNRDPHTYAERRALAFAQGLV; encoded by the coding sequence ATGCCGCTCCTTATTTCTACTTATCCCGGCCCGCCAGCGTACCAGTACAACGGGCACTTACAAACAATTATACCGAGTTTAACCCGGCAGGTAACGGGAGTTGTCTACGAACGCGAACGGTTGACCCTCTCCGACGGTGATTTTGTGGATCTGGACTGGGTCAATGCAGGCCAGTCCCGACTGGTCGTTCTGACGCATGGGCTCGAAGGCGACAGCCAGCGGCAGTATATGCGGGGTACGGCCCGACTTTTTGCCCAGAATGGGTATGATGTTTTAGCCTGGAACTGCCGGTCGTGCAGTGGCGAGATGAACCGCGCTTTCCGGCTCTACAACCACGGTGAGATTGGCGATATTGATGAGGTTATCCGGCACGCGTGCCGAACGAGACAGTACCGTGAAGTGGCCCTTGTTGGCTATAGTATGGGCGGCAACATTACGTTGAAGTACCTGGGCGTTCATGGTAAAAACCTCCCCGACTTAATTAAATGTGGAATAGCGATCTCGTCTCCGACTGATTTAGGCGCGAGTGCCCGGCTGCTGGATCATCCGTCGAATCGATTTTACCGGAATCGATTTATGAAAAAGCTGGTCGTTAAAATCAGTCAGAAAGCCGACCGATTTCCGGGGCGATTAGATATGACCAAACTGCGGCAAGTGAAACGCTGGCGCGATTTTGATGAGTTTTTTTCGGCTCCTGTCAATAGTTATCGCGATGCCGACGATTTTTACACCCAGGCTTCGGCCATTAACTTCATGCCCGATATAGCCGTGCCGACGCTGCTGCTGAATGCCCTGAATGATCCGCTTCTGTCGCCCGAGTGTTCGCCAAGTTGGCTGGCCGAAGCACATCCGCATATTTATCTCGAAACGCCCCGCACGGGCGGACACGTTGGGTTTGTCGTTAACCGCGATCCCCACACCTATGCCGAACGGCGGGCCCTGGCGTTTGCACAGGGACTCGTTTAA
- a CDS encoding glycosyltransferase family 2 protein, whose amino-acid sequence MKLSVVIPAYNEEESLPPTLRVLYQTLAKHGIPHEICVTNDNSKDGTLRVLQELAATEIPTLVHFTNPGPNGFGYAVRYGLERFTGDCVAVFMADMSDDPEDLVKYYNKMLETNVDAVFGSRWGKGGKVIDYPPLKKFINRIANFIVKMVMGIKYNDTTNAFKLYKRETIEGVKPFLSPHFNLTVELPLKAIVRGYSYAVVPNSWTNRKYGESKLKIKEMGSRYFFILLYCLIEKYFSRGDFRKKSAVPVAQTVSR is encoded by the coding sequence ATGAAGCTAAGCGTCGTCATACCAGCCTATAACGAAGAAGAATCGTTGCCGCCCACCCTGCGGGTGCTGTACCAGACTCTGGCGAAGCACGGCATTCCGCACGAGATTTGCGTTACGAACGATAATTCCAAGGACGGTACGCTGCGAGTTTTGCAGGAGCTGGCGGCAACCGAAATCCCGACCCTGGTGCATTTTACTAACCCAGGTCCCAACGGCTTCGGCTATGCCGTTCGTTACGGACTGGAACGCTTCACCGGCGATTGCGTGGCGGTGTTCATGGCCGATATGTCCGACGATCCGGAGGACTTAGTGAAATACTATAACAAGATGCTCGAAACAAACGTCGATGCCGTGTTCGGGTCGCGTTGGGGTAAAGGCGGGAAGGTCATTGATTATCCGCCCCTCAAGAAATTCATCAACCGCATCGCTAACTTCATCGTCAAGATGGTTATGGGCATTAAGTACAATGATACGACGAATGCCTTCAAGCTATACAAACGCGAGACGATTGAGGGCGTGAAGCCGTTTCTCTCTCCTCATTTCAACTTAACAGTCGAATTACCGCTGAAGGCCATTGTACGGGGGTATAGTTACGCTGTTGTGCCAAATAGCTGGACAAACCGGAAGTACGGCGAATCGAAGCTAAAAATCAAAGAAATGGGTAGCCGGTATTTTTTCATTCTGCTCTACTGCCTGATTGAGAAATACTTTTCGCGGGGAGATTTCCGCAAGAAGTCGGCAGTACCCGTAGCCCAGACCGTTAGTCGTTGA
- a CDS encoding glycosyltransferase family 2 protein: protein MVKVSVLIITYNQQKFIRKAIDSALAQQTTFPIEILVGDDFSTDGTREIIQEYERNHPGLVIGVLHPRNMGKNGGINFLETLKLAKGEYYALMDGDDYWTDSLKLQKQADLLDDHPDYSTVFHNALITYEDGTPSHLLNGPDMKPFYTVDDLIGEDEIWFMATSSTLYRNNIKEYPTWFRESSSGDIPRLILKAKLGKIGYIPDVMSVYRKNRGGASYADNYYDETFLRNRIQMYRDINRELDYKYDRTLRRNIARYYRMLLDAKQYKQSYFRRAFYALKYLHLGRPDWEKTKLVLRDYILPRPVSKLYSTIRLLPHRN, encoded by the coding sequence ATGGTCAAAGTCAGCGTTCTGATTATCACCTACAACCAGCAGAAGTTCATCCGCAAGGCTATTGATAGCGCTCTTGCCCAGCAAACGACATTTCCTATCGAGATTCTGGTTGGCGATGATTTTTCGACGGATGGTACCCGGGAAATTATCCAGGAGTATGAACGTAATCACCCCGGTCTGGTTATCGGCGTTCTTCATCCACGTAACATGGGTAAAAACGGCGGAATCAACTTTCTGGAAACGCTGAAGCTGGCCAAAGGTGAGTATTATGCGCTGATGGATGGTGATGACTACTGGACAGATTCGCTGAAGCTGCAGAAACAGGCCGATCTGCTGGACGATCACCCCGACTATTCGACTGTCTTTCATAACGCGCTCATTACGTATGAAGATGGTACGCCTTCGCACCTGCTCAATGGACCCGATATGAAGCCATTTTATACGGTGGATGACCTGATCGGGGAGGATGAAATCTGGTTTATGGCAACGTCGAGTACGTTGTACCGCAATAATATAAAAGAGTATCCGACCTGGTTCCGGGAGTCGTCGAGTGGCGATATCCCCCGGTTGATTCTCAAAGCCAAACTTGGGAAAATCGGCTACATTCCGGATGTAATGTCTGTGTACCGGAAGAACCGCGGAGGAGCCAGTTACGCGGATAATTACTATGACGAAACGTTTCTGCGCAACCGGATTCAGATGTACCGCGATATTAACCGCGAGCTCGATTATAAATACGATCGAACACTACGCCGGAACATCGCCCGTTATTATCGAATGCTGCTGGATGCCAAACAATATAAACAGAGTTATTTCCGCCGGGCGTTCTATGCGCTGAAATACCTGCATTTAGGTCGGCCGGACTGGGAAAAAACAAAGCTTGTGCTACGCGATTATATACTGCCCAGGCCCGTCAGTAAACTTTACAGCACGATCCGGTTGCTGCCGCATCGTAATTAA